The Hevea brasiliensis isolate MT/VB/25A 57/8 chromosome 9, ASM3005281v1, whole genome shotgun sequence nucleotide sequence TCAATCTCATGTCTGACATTGGCAACTTGTGTGTCAATTTCTTTTTCTATGAGCAAAACTTCTGTTGCAGCCTGTTGAATACAATCAAGAATGGCTGGATCACAAGGTAAGTTAATATCAAGTACCCTACTTTTCCTGTTATTTTCTACTTCTTCAGATGGCTGAGGAAGGGAAACACAAGGGGAGGTAAGAGAAGAAGATTCAATCTTTGAAATATGTGGCTTTTCAGAGATGGGGAAGCCAAAAATTTTTCTGCAGCTTGAGGAGTCGCTTGTTTCAATCCTACCGGCTTCAGCAACATTGGAACAAGCAGCTGATTTCAAATTCTGAATCACCGTTTGATTAGGAAACTTTCCAGCTTCACTCTTATCTGACAACTGATTCAGAGAAGATTGCAAGTCACTTAATCCCTCAGTATTCAAATCCACCCCTGCACTATTAGCCTCAGCTTTATGACTGGGCTTAGTTCTTAGCCAAGGCAAAGCCACAAGATGATCCTCATGATTTCTTTCTAAATCAATGACCTCCAGGCCTCGCGGGGAATCCATCTTGGTTGAGGAGCTGTTTGAAAGCACTACATTCAAGTTCACATCTTTTGCAGACTTTGAATCCATGCAATTTGAGCTCTTGTAGAGCTTTGATGAACCATGATTGATGAAATTTCCATGGGCTGCATCACTGGCACTACTGCAGTTCAAATAATCACAGTTGCCTGAAGGAAAGCGGACCAGTAGCTCCTTGGACCCTGATGAGGACCCATGGTAAAATCCATTTTGAGCAGGCAATTCACTTCCAATTCTCAGGTTAGATGCAGAACTGCTGTTATAATTCCACCGGTCTCCAAAAACACCATGAGTTTGTGTTGATGACTGAGAAATACTACTCAAGGTCGCAGATGAGTTGAAATATGGGTGCATTTGAACTGACATTGACTTCTGACTTAAGCTACCACTTGGCTTTTCCCAAGATGAAATAGACCGAGACCACAAGTTGCTCAAATCAGAAGAAGGATCAATTGCATATTGACTGGGTATATGGGAAGCAACTGAAACTGGATGGTTATTATTAGAGACCTCATTATTTCTTCCAGAGAGTTCTAAACCATGACCTGTTCTTTCTCTCAACTGATCTACCTTGCTTTGAACAGTATGAAAAAGAGTTGCAGGTTCATTAGTTTTGTTTAAAAGAACTTGTATTGGCTGGGAAGATGGAGGCAACTTTTCTGGCTGAAGACCTAGAGAAACAGACTTCAGGTTGTATTTACTATTCCCTGCAACAAGAAAGCATCATATAAGAACATCAGAACCAAATGGAACAATCCTAGAGGGCATTCTGAAAATGCTTAAAGTGTAAAAATCAGTGAATTGACATATTCTGAATTAGGTCATGATAGTCAAATGGTAGGATGGTCCATGTGCGGGGCTAAAAAAAAATAGAGTTCAAATGCTAACAAACAATTGCAAACACCACTTCCTAAATACATATCAGTGAATGAGATTTGATGGCTTAATTAAATGATCAAAGTTTGGATAATGAAGAATTTGAATGAAACCGAAAAAAAATGGCAACTGCAGCAGAAATTTTACCTGAGTCAAGCATATGGGGAAACCACAGTTTTCCATTCACATTATTCTGTAAATGCAGATCATTGGCAGTGTCATTACCGCCCCCATGATGAGAGTTCAGTAAAATTTCTTTGGGCAAACCAATAAACTGTGATTTTGGTTTAGCAGCCAGTTCATGCCCTTGAATCTCACAATGGAAGGAAGTAAAGCCTAGACGATTATTTGCAGATTCATTTGTACCCTCAACCAGAATAGGCTCATTCAAGTCGGCcaagttatttttttttctttttaaacatGATTCATATTGAAATTCATCTCCTTGGCAATTATTCTTCCCACCAGTGCCAACAAGCACATTTATTCCACTCCCAGCTGCAACTTTATGATTCCTATTTGGCAGATAACTAGAAATACCACATACATTTTCATCCCTCAGTTGTTCTCCTTCTTCAGTGTCTATGTATTCATTAGCTGGAAGTTGAAGATCAAACATCTTTCTCCTCACCTTCGTGGGCCTGGATTCCAGTATCTCTGCATCTTTCAAAGTACCTCCATTTTGAGATAGCAAGGGACTAGCTTGTGCACTGCTTCCTTTCATAGAACTCAGTGGAGGATGCACGTCTTCAATGCCTGAGGTAGATGGTCCGGCACAAACAGAGTTTCCCAATGGGAAGCCAGGGATATGCCATTTCCGAGTTTCTTCAGATGTAATTTGAGATGTTAAGGGGATTGATGACAACGAAGTTTCAATAGGCATCTGATTTTTATATAATTCTTTCCTTTTAACTTCATCCATTAAGTCCCTCTGTATTCTGTATAGGCGGTGAAGTTCACACAGCTAgatagaaaataagagaaaaatataTTCAGTTGTCTAGCAAACAAATAGAATTATGCAGACATTCATTAGTTGGCTTTGATGAGCTATATAAGATGAGGGACATCTCAATTCAGATCACATGATGAACTTCTCAAAAGTACAGTacatcaaatttcacaaattagaAAAGGAACTTGAAATCAAATGCACCTGCATCTTAAATATGGCCTCATGCTCCAGCATTTTCTGCTTTACTACATCCTTGTCATATCCTGGATATACATCAGTGATGGCCCTTGGCAAGAATCCATTATAGTACTGCCCATTTGTGAATGCTCTATCTCCATAGCATAGAGGCCAGCTACAACTATTAGAATCCTCATTAAGATCCGTCATTGAGAAATATCCTGGGAAGCAGCTTTCACGCTGTACTTTTGTTCCCATTCCTGGCAATCAATGAAGAAAAATGACAAGCATTAAATACAGAAAACTatctaataaaataattatttagaagcaTGAAGAGAATTTTACTTGGAAACATTTATTAtagtaacaaaaataaaataatatggtTTTGTTGACCAAGTCTCAGCCTTTGACAATCATGGTATATAAATTATGAGACAACAAAGAATTCAAAGATCATAGTCCTCTCACGATCCCACTGTTGGAGAAAGACCACCAATTACGTGCTTGCTTTTTTCATGAAAACAGGTGTCTTGCACCCAGATTATTATTAAATCCTTACAAGTGATCTGTAAC carries:
- the LOC110650498 gene encoding uncharacterized protein LOC110650498, with the protein product MGTKVQRESCFPGYFSMTDLNEDSNSCSWPLCYGDRAFTNGQYYNGFLPRAITDVYPGYDKDVVKQKMLEHEAIFKMQLCELHRLYRIQRDLMDEVKRKELYKNQMPIETSLSSIPLTSQITSEETRKWHIPGFPLGNSVCAGPSTSGIEDVHPPLSSMKGSSAQASPLLSQNGGTLKDAEILESRPTKVRRKMFDLQLPANEYIDTEEGEQLRDENVCGISSYLPNRNHKVAAGSGINVLVGTGGKNNCQGDEFQYESCLKRKKNNLADLNEPILVEGTNESANNRLGFTSFHCEIQGHELAAKPKSQFIGLPKEILLNSHHGGGNDTANDLHLQNNVNGKLWFPHMLDSGNSKYNLKSVSLGLQPEKLPPSSQPIQVLLNKTNEPATLFHTVQSKVDQLRERTGHGLELSGRNNEVSNNNHPVSVASHIPSQYAIDPSSDLSNLWSRSISSWEKPSGSLSQKSMSVQMHPYFNSSATLSSISQSSTQTHGVFGDRWNYNSSSASNLRIGSELPAQNGFYHGSSSGSKELLVRFPSGNCDYLNCSSASDAAHGNFINHGSSKLYKSSNCMDSKSAKDVNLNVVLSNSSSTKMDSPRGLEVIDLERNHEDHLVALPWLRTKPSHKAEANSAGVDLNTEGLSDLQSSLNQLSDKSEAGKFPNQTVIQNLKSAACSNVAEAGRIETSDSSSCRKIFGFPISEKPHISKIESSSLTSPCVSLPQPSEEVENNRKSRVLDINLPCDPAILDCIQQAATEVLLIEKEIDTQVANVRHEIDLNSCITEDESSLKPSLPGSNVKIISGIDLEAPAVPETEEDMIPGEGCLEKAHEAPSQLSQHNAESLPDEFVRIAAESLVAISLTGHGNHWDDASCTQSETSTTDLLHWFVDIVSSFGEDLESKLAVLGAEEDGQDNEGSSLEDYFESMTLKLTETKEEDYMPKPLVPEDLKLEETGTTLLPTRTRKGHARRGRQRRDFQRDILPGLASLSRHEVTEDLQTFGGLMRATGHPWHSGLTRRNTTKSGCGRGRRRALVSSPPAVIANPPCTPLIQQLNNVEVGLEDRSLTGWGKTTRRPRRQRCPPGNPPALALT